One segment of Carya illinoinensis cultivar Pawnee chromosome 1, C.illinoinensisPawnee_v1, whole genome shotgun sequence DNA contains the following:
- the LOC122309131 gene encoding tryptophan N-monooxygenase CYP79A68-like, with product MFSYFLIFTMRDVINHGYGSSEKMLPMRLTMISAFLTMLIFLFPLILIKWKFHGKICKQTPALPPGPTPWPIVGNLPEMWRNKPAFRWIHGLLESLNTEIACIRLGGVHVIPVTSPELAREFLKKHDIVFASRPLFMSTKYATRGFKSTALVPWGDQYKKMKKLVASQIINSKTTRWLLNKRTEEADNLVRFIYNQCKNAAIDHSLADDQSISGSVVDVRLATRHYCGNVIRKMVFNRRYFGKGKKDGGPGVEEVEHVESLFTILIHLNAFALSDYLPCLTALDLDGHGKIVSEAMKIVTSYEDPIVDERLRQWRDGEKTEAEDLLDAFILAKDSNGKAAFSVEEIKAQITELMLATVDNPSNCIEWTLAEILNQPELLQTAVEEIDRVVGKKRWVEESDIPQLNYVKACAREGFRLHPIAPFNVPHVSMQDATVAGYFIPKGSHVILSRYGLGRNPRVWKEPLRFKPDRHLKKEDGSSMANDREVELAEHELRFISFSTGRRGCIGIGLGSAMTVMLLARLLQGFSWSLPPNQEEIDLSESANELFMAKPLLAHAKPRLAASLYLAE from the exons ATGTTTTCTTACTTCCTGATCTTTACCATGAGGGACGTGATCAACCATGGTTATGGTTCCTCAGAAAAAATGTTGCCGATGCGTTTAACCATGATCTCTGCCTTTCTTACCatgctcatttttctttttcctctcataTTGATCAAGTGGAAATTCCATGGAAAAATCTGCAAGCAAACTCCAGCACTCCCACCGGGCCCAACTCCGTGGCCAATAGTTGGAAACCTCCCAGAAATGTGGAGGAATAAGCCCGCATTTCGGTGGATACATGGCCTTCTGGAATCACTCAATACGGAAATCGCTTGTATTCGTCTAGGAGGTGTTCATGTAATTCCGGTAACTTCACCGGAACTTGCCCGGGAGTTCTTGAAAAAGCACGATATCGTGTTTGCATCAAGACCTCTTTTTATGTCGACTAAATATGCTACTCGCGGCTTTAAGTCGACAGCTTTGGTGCCGTGGGGAGATCAATATaagaagatgaaaaagttggTGGCTTCTCAGATAATCAACTCAAAAACAACTCGGTGGCTACTCAATAAGAGGACCGAAGAAGCTGATAATCTTGTTCGTTTCATTTATAATCAATGTAAGAATGCTGCGATTGATCACAGCCTTGCTGATGATCAGTCAATTAGTGGTTCAGTTGTGGACGTGAGACTTGCTACACGTCATTACTGTGGAAATGTCATTAGGAAGATGGTATTCAACAGAAGGTACTTTGGCAAAGGAAAGAAGGATGGAGGACCTGGAGTTGAGGAAGTAGAACACGTTGAATCACTTTTCACCATACTCATCCATCTTAATGCATTTGCTTTATCGGATTACTTGCCATGCTTAACAGCACTAGATTTAGATGGTCATGGGAAGATTGTAAGTGAGGCTATGAAGATCGTTACTAGTTACGAAGATCCGATCGTCGATGAGAGACTACGGCAATGGAGAGACGGGGAGAAGACGGAGGCCGAGGACTTGCTCGACGCTTTCATTTTGGCAAAGGATTCGAATGGGAAAGCAGCTTTTTCAGTGGAAGAGATCAAAGCTCAAATCAcg GAACTGATGCTTGCAACAGTGGATAATCCTTCTAACTGCATAGAGTGGACACTAGCAGAAATTCTCAACCAACCGGAGCTCCTACAAACAGCTGTAGAAGAAATTGACAGGGTGGTTGGAAAGAAGAGATGGGTTGAAGAATCCGATATTCCACAGCTCAATTATGTCAAGGCTTGTGCAAGGGAAGGTTTCCGGCTTCACCCAATTGCACCCTTTAACGTCCCCCATGTCTCAATGCAAGACGCGACTGTGGCTGGCTATTTCATCCCGAAAGGAAGTCATGTCATCTTGAGCCGATATGGTCTCGGCCGCAACCCTCGCGTCTGGAAAGAACCCTTGAGGTTCAAACCAGATCGACATCTGAAGAAGGAGGATGGATCATCGATGGCCAATGATCGGGAGGTGGAACTTGCAGAGCATGAGCTGCGCTTCATTTCATTCAGTACGGGAAGGCGAGGTTGCATTGGCATCGGGCTCGGCTCTGCCATGACTGTGATGCTTTTGGCAAGGCTTCTTCAAGGATTTTCATGGAGTTTGCCGCCGAACCAAGAGGAGATTGACCTCTCTGAGTCCGCGAATGAACTTTTCATGGCCAAACCCTTACTTGCACATGCAAAGCCACGTTTGGCAGCTTCACTTTATCTTgctgaataa
- the LOC122302706 gene encoding uncharacterized protein LOC122302706, which produces MGFSIFAAPGIVGWRLSEFYTSLVFIFVSKRHRIFDADVDIGELISSHEVCVPPGVNISAIDSEATSSLHNVTDSSNCPSDSMDFLIHKSGNTYIDETTISNQFPVQQAPCVVREQSSFETAIPPPCRGEGHHRSAGLRQLLQVVPSEAYSLPYVPCCRHCKAKRFYHETNRFCCADGTISLATNAVPDQLYDLFTSNTDESAHFKTYVRTYNNKFAFTSFGVKFDRDLCRRNRGIYTFQTQGQIYHYINNLIPLNGRPSYLQLYFYDTEHELENHISDSDRMNPSIIAQLIDILRINPYSVFFRSLSDLPNLENQVIHIKSDAGLDQRVFNAPTSSQVAAIWVENEDADQLGRRDICVFSHSGGSHIVQYYFDCYDPLQYPLLFPLGDTGWHQGIQRVNSGSTLTSNETIRSIDPHQSISAKELLRREQRALNKKRKDPIVSCREYYCYKLQIRENVRSILLLSDRLLQQFVVDMYVKIETSRLDYFRSKQQHIRSELYQGIVDTITLGETDASNVGKRIILPSSFIGGSRDMRKRYMEAMALVQRYGKPDIFLTMTCNPNWQEISNELRLHEESQNRPDLVARVFHAKLEELKDRLFKQQIFGKVSAYVYVIEHQKRGLPHAHFLIILQRDWKLYAPESFDEIVSAEIPDRNTNLHLHNAIIKHMMHGPCGVLNPTNVCMKRNSCCKSQYPKSFASGTTIGNDCFPIYKRSDNGITVKVRGHNLDNRWVVPYNPYLLATFDCHINVEICSTVKVVKYLYKYIYKGHDRVAFNLLSEQNNQQIDEIQQFQSARWIAQPEAMWRIYGFIVNEMYPAVYSLHLHLEDQHRVTFRANEDLINVLNSDRSTKSMLTEFFALNRVDENTRSLLYKEFPEFYVWNQQYKEWTRRKKKTVIGRIVTANPFEGERYYLWILLNHVRGPLSFEDLRTVDGVVAPIFREAATMHGLLQRDSSLEDCLHEASLYQMPSSLRRLFATILVYCNPTNPRELWERFEEDMSVDFRLTEDSMLNVRMQVLRSISFTLESMGKDINSFHLLDDDICFDEDQLESREIDDELAVEIPEEDIVASEAVNSKQRHVYNSVLGKVFSNEAATFFVDGPGGTGKTFLYKALLAAVRSRKLVALATASSGVAASILPGGRTAHSRFKIPLDTDEHSMCCVSKQSDLAKLLRVARLIIWDEALMSRKQHVEALDKMLRDINDSELTFGGKVVVFGGDFRQVLPVVRKGTRQEHVDASLVSSYLWPTLIKFHLTENMRARLDPAFSEYVLGLGNGMPPITVDETIKILDGMLVPYEDDCTSLDHLIDAVFHDIHEYSINISAMMNRAILTLKNSYVDEINALLIHRFPGELKQYYSFDEAIDASEQSVMEDFLNTLTPNGLPPHELLLKINCPIMLLRNINPSEGLCNRTRLICRVFDRNVIDAEIAIGHHSGKRVFIPTIPFLPNVDENSGFPFKRTQFPIRLSFAMTINKSQGQTLDFVGIYLPQPVFSHGQLYVALSRAKTASTATIFDKDIDSRKDTLHIFQSYYIGNAYVKPLDPKYRIETHEYQWILNAKTIIEEVPKDEEQLEPPKYQFIPFNELDAYKNSIAEIGLSLSSRPKSKFMINPVIPEATSLHEWAAINDLLLKSIIAKSLTYPSASLSSVGIRKIIKNCDVVEFIKSLQPMAKTKFWIKTKIIVVDLRQIFFYMSCIGCNKGTGYDYNDTFLCYHCKHQSISQPRCRAYVELDDGTGRLSAVMFGKVIEEAFDCSTVELMNHTGDEHLSYIENFVAQVSQNEWKVELLVDLDRLNQKQYKNFNVISIEAVQDDTK; this is translated from the exons ATGGGCTTCTCAATCTTCGCTGCTCCAG GTATTGTTGGTTGGAGACTTTCAGAGTTTTACACATCTCTGGTTTTTATCTTT GTGTCAAAGAGACACCGAATTTTCGATGCTGATGTTGACATCGGTGAATTGATTTCATCTCATGAAGTATGTGTCCCTCCTGGCGTAAATATCTCTGCGATTGATTCAGAGGCAACTTCATCATTACACAATGTGACAGATAGTTCTAATTGTCCGAGTGATTCTATGGATTTTCTGATACATAAATCAGGAAATACATACATAGATGAAACAACCATCTCTAATCAATTTCCAGTTCAACAG GCTCCATGTGTTGTTCGGGAACAATCAAGTTTTGAAACAGCTATACCGCCACCTTGTAGGG GTGAGGGGCATCACCGCTCTGCTGGACTTAGGCAATTATTACAAGTCGTTCCATCCGAAGCGTATTCTTTGCCATATGTGCCTTGTTGCAGACATTGTAAAGCAAAGCGATTCTATCACGAAACAAACAGATTTTGTTGTGCTGATGGGACAATTTCTTTGGCTACAAATGCTGTCCCTGATCAACTTTATGATCTTTTCACCTCCAACACAGATGAATCTGCGCATTTTAAGACCTATGTTCGGACTTATAATAATAAGTTCGCGTTTACATCTTTTGGAGTTAAATTCGATAGGGATCTTTGCAGACGGAATAGAGGAATTTATACCTTTCAAACTCAGGGACAGATCTATCACTATATCAATAATTTAATCCCTTTAAATGGTCGTCCTTCTTATCTCCAATTGTATTTCTATGATACGGAGCATGAAttagaaaatcacatttctgatTCAGACAGAATGAATCCATCAATTATAGCTCAACTCATCGATATTCTTCGCATCAATCCATATTCTGTGTTTTTCCGGTCTCTTAGTGATTTGCCAAATTTGGAAAATCAAGTAATCCATATAAAATCAGATGCTGGTCTAGATCAACGTGTATTCAATGCTCCGACATCTTCACAGGTTGCAGCAATATGGGTTGAAAATGAAGATGCAGATCAACTAGGAAGACGAGACATTTGTGTCTTTAGTCATTCTGGTGGAAGTCATatagttcaatattattttgattgttaTGATCCACTTCAGTATCCGTTGTTATTTCCTCTTGGCGATACTGGTTGGCATCAAGGCATTCAAAGGGTCAATAGTGGAAGCACATTAACAAGTAATGAAACAATCCGATCAATAGATCCTCACCAATCAATATCAGCAAAAGAATTACTTAGAAGAGAACAGCGAG cattaaacaaaaaaaggaaggatccaaTTGTTTCGTGCCGTGAATATTATTGCTACAAGTTACAAATCAGAGAAAATGTCAGATCAATTTTGTTACTGTCTGATCGTTTATTgcaacaatttgttgttgatATGTATGTTAAGATCGAGACGTCGAGGTTAGATTATTTTCGTAGCAAACAACAACATATTCGATCTGAGTTATATCAAGGTATTGTTGATACCATTACACTTGGGGAAACTGATGCTTCTAATGTTGGAAAACGGATTATTCTACCTTCGTCATTTATTGGGGGTTCAAGAGATATGCGAAaaagatatatggaagcaatggcTTTAGTTCAGCGTTATGGTAAACcagacatttttttaacaatgacgTGCAATCCAAACTGGcaagaaatttcaaatgaattacGCCTGCATGAAGAGAGTCAAAATCGGCCTGATTTGGTTGCTCGAGTCTTTCatgcaaaattagaagaattaaaggaTCGATTATTCAAGCAGCAGATATTTGGAAAAGTCTCcgcatatgtttatgttattgagCACCAAAAAAGAGGGCTTCCACATgcgcattttttaattatattacagAGGGATTGGAAACTCTATGCACCTGAATCTTTTGATGAGATTGTATCGGCAGAAATACCTGATAGAAATACAAATTTGCACTTGCATAATGCTATTATCAAGCATATGATGCATGGACCATGTGGAGTGTTGAATCCAACAAATGTTTGCATGAAAAGAAATAGTTGTTGCAAAAGTCAATATCCAAAAAGTTTTGCATCAGGTACGACTATTGGAAATGATTGCTTCCCAATATATAAGCGTTCTGACAATGGAATAACTGTCAAAGTGAGAGGCCATAATTTGGATAACCGTTGGGTTGTTCCATATAATCCGTATTTGCTTGCAACATTTGACTGTCACATTAATGTCGAGATTTGTTCTACGGTAAAAGTAGTGAAATAtctttataagtatatttacaAAGGGCATGATCGTGTTGCTTTCAATTTGCTTTCTgaacaaaacaatcaacaaatTGATGAAATCCAACAATTCCAATCGGCCCGATGGATTGCTCAACCTGAAGCTATGTGGAGAATATATGGCTTCATTGTTAATGAAATGTACCCAGCAGTATATAGCTTACATTTACATCTTGAGGATCAACACCGAGTAACTTTTCGAGCAAATGAAGACTTAATCAATGTTCTCAACTCTGATCGGTCTACAAAATCAATGTTAACAGAATTCTTTGCATTAAACCGGGTAGATGAAAATACCAGGTCATTGTTATACAAAGAATTtccagaattttatgtttggaatCAACAATACAAAGAGTGGACTcgtcggaaaaaaaaaactgttataggTCGAATTGTTACAGCAAATCCATTTGAAGGTGAGAGGTATTATCTGTGGATATTGTTAAATCATGTAAGAGGACCTTTATCGTTTGAAGATCTTAGGACAGTTGATGGTGTTGTGGCTCCAATATTTCGTGAAGCAGCAACTATGCACGGTTTGCTACAAAGAGACAGTAGCTTAGAAGATTGTTTACATGAAGCATCTCTATATCAAATGCCGTCCAGTTTGAGGCGACTATTTGCAACTATTTTAGTTTATTGTAATCCAACCAATCCGAGAGAGCTTTGGGAACGTTTTGAGGAAGATATGTCAGTTGATTTTAGGTTGACTGAAGATTCTATGTTGAATGTAAGAATGCAAGTTTTGCGCTCAATCTCTTTTACACTTGAATCAATGGGGAAAGACATTAATTCGTTCCATCTCCTTGATGATGACATTTGTTTTGATGAAGACCAACTCGAGTCTAGGGAAATCGACGATGAATTAGCAGTTGAAATTCCAGAAGAAGATATTGTTGCATCAGAAGCCGTTAATAGTAAACAACGGCATGTCTATAATTCAGTTTTGGGAAAAGTTTTTTCTAATGAAGCTGCTACATTCTTTGTTGATGGCCCTGGTGGGACAGGAAAGACATTCCTGTACAAGGCACTTCTTGCCGCAGTGAGATCAAGAAAATTAGTTGCACTTGCAACTGCTTCATCTGGTGTTGCAGCATCTATCCTTCCTGGAGGTCGAACAGCACACTCGCGCTTTAAGATTCCACTGGATACTGATGAACATAGCATGTGTTGTGTTAGTAAACAAAGTGACCTTGCAAAGTTACTACGTGTGGCAAGGTTAATTATATGGGATGAGGCCCTTATGTCAAGAAAACAACATGTAGAAGCATTAGATAAAATGCTACGAGACATTAATGATTCAGAGTTAACATTCGGTGGAAAAGTTGTCGTTTTTGGTGGAGATTTTCGCCAGGTTTTACCTGTGGTTCGTAAAGGAACAAGACAAGAACATGTTGATGCcagtttggtttcttcttatTTGTGGCCTACATTGATCAAGTTTCATTTAACTGAAAATATGCGAGCAAGATTAGATCCAGCCTTTTCAGAATATGTGTTAGGATTGGGCAATGGAATGCCACCAATCACAGTTgatgaaactataaaaattCTTGATGGCATGCTTGTTCCGTACGAAGATGACTGTACTTCTTTGGATCATTTAATAGATGCTGTTTTTCATGATATTcatgaatattcaataaatatttcagcTATGATGAATCGGGCCATATTAACTCTAAAGAACAGttatgttgatgaaataaatgcatTACTAATTCATAGATTTCCTGGTGAGCTTAAGCAATATTATAGCTTTGATGAAGCAATAGATGCATCTGAACAATCAGTTATGgaggattttttaaatactctaaCCCCAAATGGACTTCCTCCTCATGAATTGTTATTGAAGATAAACTGTCCTATCATGCTACTTAGAAACATTAATCCTTCAGAAGGATTATGCAACAGAACACGTCTAATTTGTCGGGTTTTTGATCGAAATGTCATTGATGCAGAAATCGCAATTGGGCACCACAGCGGAAAAAGAGTTTTTATTCCAACAATCCCATTCTTACcaaatgttgatgaaaatagTGGATTCCCATTCAAACGAACTCAATTCCCTATCAGATTAAGTTTTGCAATGACTATAAATAAGTCACAAGGGCAAACATtggattttgttggaatatatttaCCTCAACCTGTTTTCTCACATGGTCAATTATATGTGGCTCTATCAAGAGCAAAGACTGCATCTACG GCTACGATATTTGATAAGGATATTGATTCGCGAAAAGATACTTTGCATATTTTCCAGTCATATTACATCGGTAATGCATATGTGAAGCCATTGGATCCGAAATATAGAATTGAAACACATGAATATCAATGGATCTTGAATGCTAAAACGATAATTGAGGAAGTTCCAAAGGATGAAGAACAATTGGAGCCGCCAAAGTACCAATTCATTCCGTTTAATGAATTAGATGCTTACAAGAATTCAATTGCAGAAATAG GATTATCTCTATCATCACGTCCGAAAAGTAAATTTATGATCAATCCTGTTATTCCTGAGGCAACTTCATTGCACGAGTG ggcggcgattaatgatttattactcAAGAGTATTATTGCAAAAAGTTTGACATACCCATCTGCATCTCTATCTTCTGTTGGCATTCGgaaaataatcaagaattgtGATGTTGTTGAGTTCATCAAAAGTTTGCAACCCATGGCG aaaacaaaattttggataAAGACGAAGATAATTGTGGTTGATTTGCGccagatatttttttacatgtcatGTATTGGCTGTAATAAAGGAACTGGATATGATTACAATGATACATTCCTTTGTTACCATTGCAAACACCAAAGCATTTCCCAACCACg TTGCCGAGCATATGTTGAACTCGACGATGGTACAGGAAGACTATCTGCTGTCATGTTTGGTAAAGTTATAGAAGAAGCATTCGATTGTTCGACAGTAGAACTTATGAATCATACTGGAGAT GAACATTtgtcatatatagaaaattttgTGGCACAAGTTTCACAGAATGAGTGGAAGGTTGAACTTTTAGTAGATctcgatcgactcaaccaaaagCAGtacaagaatttcaatgttatcTCTATCGAAGCTGTGCAGGATGACACAAAATGA